A single region of the Prevotella sp. HUN102 genome encodes:
- a CDS encoding chromate transporter: MIFIQLFYTFFIIGLFGFGGGYGMLSLIQTETVVNHHWLSSAEFTNIVAISQMTPGPIGINSATYCGYTAVHNAGFGTAMSVLGSATATFALVLPSLILMLLISKMFLKYMNTPIVQSVFSGLRPVVVGLLAAATLLLCNAENFSAPNINLWQFSISVALFAATFVGTMWLKINPIRMICYAAVAGLVLLY, from the coding sequence ATGATATTCATTCAACTCTTTTACACCTTCTTTATAATAGGTTTGTTCGGATTCGGTGGTGGCTACGGAATGCTGTCGCTCATTCAAACCGAAACTGTCGTGAACCATCATTGGCTTTCGTCGGCTGAATTTACAAACATCGTAGCCATTTCGCAGATGACGCCGGGCCCTATCGGCATCAATTCCGCAACCTATTGTGGCTATACGGCAGTACACAATGCTGGTTTCGGCACGGCAATGTCGGTTCTCGGGAGTGCTACTGCAACTTTCGCGCTCGTGCTTCCGTCGTTGATATTGATGCTTCTCATCAGCAAGATGTTCCTCAAATATATGAACACGCCCATCGTTCAATCCGTATTTTCAGGCCTCAGACCAGTTGTTGTGGGGTTGTTGGCAGCAGCAACGCTCCTGCTTTGCAATGCCGAGAACTTCTCTGCTCCCAATATCAATCTCTGGCAATTCTCAATTAGTGTGGCATTGTTCGCAGCAACCTTTGTAGGTACGATGTGGTTGAAAATCAATCCTATCAGAATGATTTGCTACGCAGCAGTAGCAGGACTGGTATTGCTCTATTGA